A stretch of Eulemur rufifrons isolate Redbay chromosome 5, OSU_ERuf_1, whole genome shotgun sequence DNA encodes these proteins:
- the MBD1 gene encoding methyl-CpG-binding domain protein 1 isoform X28 translates to MAEDWLDCPALGPGWKRREVFRKSGATCGRSDTYYQSPTGDRIRSKVELTRYLGPTCDLSLFDFKQGILCYPVPKAHSVAVPSKKQKKPSKPAKTKKRQVGPQKNEVRKEAPGEETKADTDTAPASFPAPGCCENCGISFSGDGTKRQRLKTLCKDCRAQRIAFNREQRMFKRVGCGECAACQVTEDCGACSTCLLQLPHDVASGLFCKCERRRCLRIVERSRGCGVCRGCQTQEDCGRCRICLRPPRPGLRRQWKCVQRRCLRGKHSRHRGRCDSKMAPRRQSRAQPLPPPPPSQPPEPTELHPRALAPSPPAEFIYYCVEEDEIKRLLPSVWSESEDGAGSPPPYHRRKRSSSARRPHLGPTLKRPLATRTAKPGRAQAPMKQEAGGGFVLPPPGTDLVFLREGASSPVQVPGPAAASTEALVQVKQEKADAQEEWTRGTAILTSPVLVPGCPSKAVDPGMPPVKQEPPDPEEDKAEENKDDSASKSAPEEEAGGGAGTPVITEIFSLGGTRFRDTAVWLPRSKDLKKPGARKQ, encoded by the exons ATGGCTGAGGACTGGCTGGactgcccagccctgggccctggctggAAGCGCCGTGAGGTCTTTCGCAAGTCAGGGGCCACCTGCGGGCGCTCAGACACCTATTACCAGAG TCCCACAGGAGACAGGATCCGAAGCAAGGTTGAGTTGACCCGGTACCTGGGCCCTACATGTGATCTCTCTCTCTTCGACTTCAAACAAGGCATCTTGTGCTATCCAGTCCCCAAG GCCCATTCGGTGGCCGTCCCcagcaaaaagcaaaagaaacctTCAAAGCCAGCCAAGACTAAGAAACGTCAGGTTGGACCCCAGAAGAATGAGGTCAGGAAAGAGGCCCCAGGCGAGGAGACCAAGGCTGACACTGACACAGCCCCAGCTTCATTCCCTGCACCTGG GTGCTGTGAGAACTGTGGAATCAGCTTCTCAGGGGATGGTACCAAAAGGCAACGGCTCAAGACATTGTGCAAAGACTGCCGAG CACAGAGAATTGCCTTCAACCGGGAGCAGAGGATGTTTAAG CGTGTGGGCTGTGGAGAGTGTGCAGCATGCCAGGTAACTGAAGACTGCGGGGCCTGTTCCACCTGCCTCCTGCAGCTGCCCCATGATGTGGCCTCGGGGCTGTTCTGCAAATGTGAGCGGAGACGCTGTCTCCGGATCGTGGAAAGG AGCCGAGGGTGTGGAGTATGCCGGGGCTGTCAGACCCAAGAGGACTGTGGCCGTTGCCGTATCTGCCTGCGCCCTCCCCGTCCTGGTCTTAGGCGTCAGTGGAAGTGTGTCCAGCGACGCTGCCTACGG GGTAAACACAGCCGCCACAGGGGGCGCTGTGACTCCAAGATGGCTCCCCGGCGGCAATCCAGAGCCCAGCCactgcctccacctcccccatCACAACCCCCAGAGCCCACAGAGCTG CACCCCAGAGCCCTGGCCCCCTCGCCACCTGCCGAGTTCATCTATTACTGTGTAGAGGAGGACGAGATA AAGCGGCTGCTGCCAAGCGTCTGGTCAGAGTCTGAAGATGGGGCAGGATCGCCCCCACCTTACCATCGTCGAAAGAGGTCCAGCTCTGCTCGAAGGCCGCACCTGGGCCCCACTCTGAAGCGCCCCTTGGCTACACGCACAGCCAAACCAGGCCGTGCCCAGGCTCCAATGAAGCAGGAAGCAGGTGGTGGCTTTGTGCTGCCTCCGCCCGGCACTGACCTTGTGTTTTTACGAGAGGGTGCAAGCAGTCCTGTGcaggtgccaggccctgctgcAGCTTCCACAGAGGCCCTGGTGCAG GTGAAGCAAGAGAAGGCGGATGCCCAGGAAGAGTGGACACGGGGCACAGCCATCCTGACTTCTCCTGTATTGGTGCCTGGCTGCCCTAGCAAG GCAGTAGACCCAGGCATGCCACCTGTGAAGCAAGAACCACCTGACCCTGAGGAGGACAAGGCAGAAGAGAACAAGGATGACTCTGCCTCCAAATCAGccccagaggaggaggcaggaggaggggctggcacACCTGTG ATCACGGAGATTTTCAGCCTGGGTGGAACCCGCTTCCGGGACACAGCAGTCTGGTTGCCAAG GTCCAAGGACCTTAAAAAACCTGGAGCTAGAAAGCAGTAG
- the MBD1 gene encoding methyl-CpG-binding domain protein 1 isoform X32 yields the protein MAEDWLDCPALGPGWKRREVFRKSGATCGRSDTYYQSPTGDRIRSKVELTRYLGPTCDLSLFDFKQGILCYPVPKAHSVAVPSKKQKKPSKPAKTKKRQVGPQKNEVRKEAPGEETKADTDTAPASFPAPGCCENCGISFSGDGTKRQRLKTLCKDCRAQRIAFNREQRMFKRVGCGECAACQVTEDCGACSTCLLQLPHDVASGLFCKCERRRCLRIVERSRGCGVCRGCQTQEDCGRCRICLRPPRPGLRRQWKCVQRRCLRGKHSRHRGRCDSKMAPRRQSRAQPLPPPPPSQPPEPTELKRLLPSVWSESEDGAGSPPPYHRRKRSSSARRPHLGPTLKRPLATRTAKPGRAQAPMKQEAGGGFVLPPPGTDLVFLREGASSPVQVPGPAAASTEALVQAVDPGMPPVKQEPPDPEEDKAEENKDDSASKSAPEEEAGGGAGTPVITEIFSLGGTRFRDTAVWLPRAGSREGKMDIKYGRPRTQHSPQAQAGAHEDGLEPMSVSHHLQLR from the exons ATGGCTGAGGACTGGCTGGactgcccagccctgggccctggctggAAGCGCCGTGAGGTCTTTCGCAAGTCAGGGGCCACCTGCGGGCGCTCAGACACCTATTACCAGAG TCCCACAGGAGACAGGATCCGAAGCAAGGTTGAGTTGACCCGGTACCTGGGCCCTACATGTGATCTCTCTCTCTTCGACTTCAAACAAGGCATCTTGTGCTATCCAGTCCCCAAG GCCCATTCGGTGGCCGTCCCcagcaaaaagcaaaagaaacctTCAAAGCCAGCCAAGACTAAGAAACGTCAGGTTGGACCCCAGAAGAATGAGGTCAGGAAAGAGGCCCCAGGCGAGGAGACCAAGGCTGACACTGACACAGCCCCAGCTTCATTCCCTGCACCTGG GTGCTGTGAGAACTGTGGAATCAGCTTCTCAGGGGATGGTACCAAAAGGCAACGGCTCAAGACATTGTGCAAAGACTGCCGAG CACAGAGAATTGCCTTCAACCGGGAGCAGAGGATGTTTAAG CGTGTGGGCTGTGGAGAGTGTGCAGCATGCCAGGTAACTGAAGACTGCGGGGCCTGTTCCACCTGCCTCCTGCAGCTGCCCCATGATGTGGCCTCGGGGCTGTTCTGCAAATGTGAGCGGAGACGCTGTCTCCGGATCGTGGAAAGG AGCCGAGGGTGTGGAGTATGCCGGGGCTGTCAGACCCAAGAGGACTGTGGCCGTTGCCGTATCTGCCTGCGCCCTCCCCGTCCTGGTCTTAGGCGTCAGTGGAAGTGTGTCCAGCGACGCTGCCTACGG GGTAAACACAGCCGCCACAGGGGGCGCTGTGACTCCAAGATGGCTCCCCGGCGGCAATCCAGAGCCCAGCCactgcctccacctcccccatCACAACCCCCAGAGCCCACAGAGCTG AAGCGGCTGCTGCCAAGCGTCTGGTCAGAGTCTGAAGATGGGGCAGGATCGCCCCCACCTTACCATCGTCGAAAGAGGTCCAGCTCTGCTCGAAGGCCGCACCTGGGCCCCACTCTGAAGCGCCCCTTGGCTACACGCACAGCCAAACCAGGCCGTGCCCAGGCTCCAATGAAGCAGGAAGCAGGTGGTGGCTTTGTGCTGCCTCCGCCCGGCACTGACCTTGTGTTTTTACGAGAGGGTGCAAGCAGTCCTGTGcaggtgccaggccctgctgcAGCTTCCACAGAGGCCCTGGTGCAG GCAGTAGACCCAGGCATGCCACCTGTGAAGCAAGAACCACCTGACCCTGAGGAGGACAAGGCAGAAGAGAACAAGGATGACTCTGCCTCCAAATCAGccccagaggaggaggcaggaggaggggctggcacACCTGTG ATCACGGAGATTTTCAGCCTGGGTGGAACCCGCTTCCGGGACACAGCAGTCTGGTTGCCAAG GGCAGGCAGTCGGGAAGGGAAGATGGATATAAAGTATGGGAGACCGAGGACACAGCACAGCCCACAAGCACAAGCTGGAGCCCACGAGGATGGCCTGGAACCTATGTCAGTCTCTCACCACCTCCAGCTTCGATGA
- the MBD1 gene encoding methyl-CpG-binding domain protein 1 isoform X17: MAEDWLDCPALGPGWKRREVFRKSGATCGRSDTYYQSPTGDRIRSKVELTRYLGPTCDLSLFDFKQGILCYPVPKAHSVAVPSKKQKKPSKPAKTKKRQVGPQKNEVRKEAPGEETKADTDTAPASFPAPGCCENCGISFSGDGTKRQRLKTLCKDCRAQRIAFNREQRMFKRVGCGECAACQVTEDCGACSTCLLQLPHDVASGLFCKCERRRCLRIVERSRGCGVCRGCQTQEDCGRCRICLRPPRPGLRRQWKCVQRRCLRGKHSRHRGRCDSKMAPRRQSRAQPLPPPPPSQPPEPTELRLLPSVWSESEDGAGSPPPYHRRKRSSSARRPHLGPTLKRPLATRTAKPGRAQAPMKQEAGGGFVLPPPGTDLVFLREGASSPVQVPGPAAASTEALVQEAQCSGQSWVVALPQVKQEKADAQEEWTRGTAILTSPVLVPGCPSKAVDPGMPPVKQEPPDPEEDKAEENKDDSASKSAPEEEAGGGAGTPVITEIFSLGGTRFRDTAVWLPSLQGRQSGREDGYKVWETEDTAQPTSTSWSPRGWPGTYVSLSPPPASMMWVSCRRNWCPSSQS; the protein is encoded by the exons ATGGCTGAGGACTGGCTGGactgcccagccctgggccctggctggAAGCGCCGTGAGGTCTTTCGCAAGTCAGGGGCCACCTGCGGGCGCTCAGACACCTATTACCAGAG TCCCACAGGAGACAGGATCCGAAGCAAGGTTGAGTTGACCCGGTACCTGGGCCCTACATGTGATCTCTCTCTCTTCGACTTCAAACAAGGCATCTTGTGCTATCCAGTCCCCAAG GCCCATTCGGTGGCCGTCCCcagcaaaaagcaaaagaaacctTCAAAGCCAGCCAAGACTAAGAAACGTCAGGTTGGACCCCAGAAGAATGAGGTCAGGAAAGAGGCCCCAGGCGAGGAGACCAAGGCTGACACTGACACAGCCCCAGCTTCATTCCCTGCACCTGG GTGCTGTGAGAACTGTGGAATCAGCTTCTCAGGGGATGGTACCAAAAGGCAACGGCTCAAGACATTGTGCAAAGACTGCCGAG CACAGAGAATTGCCTTCAACCGGGAGCAGAGGATGTTTAAG CGTGTGGGCTGTGGAGAGTGTGCAGCATGCCAGGTAACTGAAGACTGCGGGGCCTGTTCCACCTGCCTCCTGCAGCTGCCCCATGATGTGGCCTCGGGGCTGTTCTGCAAATGTGAGCGGAGACGCTGTCTCCGGATCGTGGAAAGG AGCCGAGGGTGTGGAGTATGCCGGGGCTGTCAGACCCAAGAGGACTGTGGCCGTTGCCGTATCTGCCTGCGCCCTCCCCGTCCTGGTCTTAGGCGTCAGTGGAAGTGTGTCCAGCGACGCTGCCTACGG GGTAAACACAGCCGCCACAGGGGGCGCTGTGACTCCAAGATGGCTCCCCGGCGGCAATCCAGAGCCCAGCCactgcctccacctcccccatCACAACCCCCAGAGCCCACAGAGCTG CGGCTGCTGCCAAGCGTCTGGTCAGAGTCTGAAGATGGGGCAGGATCGCCCCCACCTTACCATCGTCGAAAGAGGTCCAGCTCTGCTCGAAGGCCGCACCTGGGCCCCACTCTGAAGCGCCCCTTGGCTACACGCACAGCCAAACCAGGCCGTGCCCAGGCTCCAATGAAGCAGGAAGCAGGTGGTGGCTTTGTGCTGCCTCCGCCCGGCACTGACCTTGTGTTTTTACGAGAGGGTGCAAGCAGTCCTGTGcaggtgccaggccctgctgcAGCTTCCACAGAGGCCCTGGTGCAG GAGGCCCAGTGCTCTGGCCAGAGTTGGGTTGTGGCCTTACCCCAGGTGAAGCAAGAGAAGGCGGATGCCCAGGAAGAGTGGACACGGGGCACAGCCATCCTGACTTCTCCTGTATTGGTGCCTGGCTGCCCTAGCAAG GCAGTAGACCCAGGCATGCCACCTGTGAAGCAAGAACCACCTGACCCTGAGGAGGACAAGGCAGAAGAGAACAAGGATGACTCTGCCTCCAAATCAGccccagaggaggaggcaggaggaggggctggcacACCTGTG ATCACGGAGATTTTCAGCCTGGGTGGAACCCGCTTCCGGGACACAGCAGTCTGGTTGCCAAG TCTGCAGGGCAGGCAGTCGGGAAGGGAAGATGGATATAAAGTATGGGAGACCGAGGACACAGCACAGCCCACAAGCACAAGCTGGAGCCCACGAGGATGGCCTGGAACCTATGTCAGTCTCTCACCACCTCCAGCTTCGATGATGTGGGTGTCCTGCAGAAGAAACTGGTGCCCTTCCTCACAGAGTTAA
- the MBD1 gene encoding methyl-CpG-binding domain protein 1 isoform X15 produces the protein MAEDWLDCPALGPGWKRREVFRKSGATCGRSDTYYQSPTGDRIRSKVELTRYLGPTCDLSLFDFKQGILCYPVPKAHSVAVPSKKQKKPSKPAKTKKRQVGPQKNEVRKEAPGEETKADTDTAPASFPAPGCCENCGISFSGDGTKRQRLKTLCKDCRAQRIAFNREQRMFKRVGCGECAACQVTEDCGACSTCLLQLPHDVASGLFCKCERRRCLRIVERSRGCGVCRGCQTQEDCGRCRICLRPPRPGLRRQWKCVQRRCLRGKHSRHRGRCDSKMAPRRQSRAQPLPPPPPSQPPEPTELPYTNRRQNRKCGACAACLRRMDCGRCDFCCDKPKFGGSNQKRQKCRWRQCLQFAMKRLLPSVWSESEDGAGSPPPYHRRKRSSSARRPHLGPTLKRPLATRTAKPGRAQAPMKQEAGGGFVLPPPGTDLVFLREGASSPVQVPGPAAASTEALVQEAQCSGQSWVVALPQVKQEKADAQEEWTRGTAILTSPVLVPGCPSKAVDPGMPPVKQEPPDPEEDKAEENKDDSASKSAPEEEAGGGAGTPVITEIFSLGGTRFRDTAVWLPRSKDLKKPGARKQ, from the exons ATGGCTGAGGACTGGCTGGactgcccagccctgggccctggctggAAGCGCCGTGAGGTCTTTCGCAAGTCAGGGGCCACCTGCGGGCGCTCAGACACCTATTACCAGAG TCCCACAGGAGACAGGATCCGAAGCAAGGTTGAGTTGACCCGGTACCTGGGCCCTACATGTGATCTCTCTCTCTTCGACTTCAAACAAGGCATCTTGTGCTATCCAGTCCCCAAG GCCCATTCGGTGGCCGTCCCcagcaaaaagcaaaagaaacctTCAAAGCCAGCCAAGACTAAGAAACGTCAGGTTGGACCCCAGAAGAATGAGGTCAGGAAAGAGGCCCCAGGCGAGGAGACCAAGGCTGACACTGACACAGCCCCAGCTTCATTCCCTGCACCTGG GTGCTGTGAGAACTGTGGAATCAGCTTCTCAGGGGATGGTACCAAAAGGCAACGGCTCAAGACATTGTGCAAAGACTGCCGAG CACAGAGAATTGCCTTCAACCGGGAGCAGAGGATGTTTAAG CGTGTGGGCTGTGGAGAGTGTGCAGCATGCCAGGTAACTGAAGACTGCGGGGCCTGTTCCACCTGCCTCCTGCAGCTGCCCCATGATGTGGCCTCGGGGCTGTTCTGCAAATGTGAGCGGAGACGCTGTCTCCGGATCGTGGAAAGG AGCCGAGGGTGTGGAGTATGCCGGGGCTGTCAGACCCAAGAGGACTGTGGCCGTTGCCGTATCTGCCTGCGCCCTCCCCGTCCTGGTCTTAGGCGTCAGTGGAAGTGTGTCCAGCGACGCTGCCTACGG GGTAAACACAGCCGCCACAGGGGGCGCTGTGACTCCAAGATGGCTCCCCGGCGGCAATCCAGAGCCCAGCCactgcctccacctcccccatCACAACCCCCAGAGCCCACAGAGCTG ccctACACGAACCGCCGGCAGAACCGCAAGTGCGGGGCCTGTGCAGCCTGCCTACGGCGGATGGACTGTGGCCGCTGCGACTTCTGCTGCGACAAGCCCAAATTCGGGGGCAGCAACCAGAAGCGCCAGAAGTGTCGTTGGCGCCAATGCCTGCAGTTTGCCATg AAGCGGCTGCTGCCAAGCGTCTGGTCAGAGTCTGAAGATGGGGCAGGATCGCCCCCACCTTACCATCGTCGAAAGAGGTCCAGCTCTGCTCGAAGGCCGCACCTGGGCCCCACTCTGAAGCGCCCCTTGGCTACACGCACAGCCAAACCAGGCCGTGCCCAGGCTCCAATGAAGCAGGAAGCAGGTGGTGGCTTTGTGCTGCCTCCGCCCGGCACTGACCTTGTGTTTTTACGAGAGGGTGCAAGCAGTCCTGTGcaggtgccaggccctgctgcAGCTTCCACAGAGGCCCTGGTGCAG GAGGCCCAGTGCTCTGGCCAGAGTTGGGTTGTGGCCTTACCCCAGGTGAAGCAAGAGAAGGCGGATGCCCAGGAAGAGTGGACACGGGGCACAGCCATCCTGACTTCTCCTGTATTGGTGCCTGGCTGCCCTAGCAAG GCAGTAGACCCAGGCATGCCACCTGTGAAGCAAGAACCACCTGACCCTGAGGAGGACAAGGCAGAAGAGAACAAGGATGACTCTGCCTCCAAATCAGccccagaggaggaggcaggaggaggggctggcacACCTGTG ATCACGGAGATTTTCAGCCTGGGTGGAACCCGCTTCCGGGACACAGCAGTCTGGTTGCCAAG GTCCAAGGACCTTAAAAAACCTGGAGCTAGAAAGCAGTAG
- the MBD1 gene encoding methyl-CpG-binding domain protein 1 isoform X26 has product MAEDWLDCPALGPGWKRREVFRKSGATCGRSDTYYQSPTGDRIRSKVELTRYLGPTCDLSLFDFKQGILCYPVPKAHSVAVPSKKQKKPSKPAKTKKRQVGPQKNEVRKEAPGEETKADTDTAPASFPAPGCCENCGISFSGDGTKRQRLKTLCKDCRAQRIAFNREQRMFKSRGCGVCRGCQTQEDCGRCRICLRPPRPGLRRQWKCVQRRCLRGKHSRHRGRCDSKMAPRRQSRAQPLPPPPPSQPPEPTELHPRALAPSPPAEFIYYCVEEDEIQPYTNRRQNRKCGACAACLRRMDCGRCDFCCDKPKFGGSNQKRQKCRWRQCLQFAMKRLLPSVWSESEDGAGSPPPYHRRKRSSSARRPHLGPTLKRPLATRTAKPGRAQAPMKQEAGGGFVLPPPGTDLVFLREGASSPVQVPGPAAASTEALVQVKQEKADAQEEWTRGTAILTSPVLVPGCPSKAVDPGMPPVKQEPPDPEEDKAEENKDDSASKSAPEEEAGGGAGTPVITEIFSLGGTRFRDTAVWLPRSKDLKKPGARKQ; this is encoded by the exons ATGGCTGAGGACTGGCTGGactgcccagccctgggccctggctggAAGCGCCGTGAGGTCTTTCGCAAGTCAGGGGCCACCTGCGGGCGCTCAGACACCTATTACCAGAG TCCCACAGGAGACAGGATCCGAAGCAAGGTTGAGTTGACCCGGTACCTGGGCCCTACATGTGATCTCTCTCTCTTCGACTTCAAACAAGGCATCTTGTGCTATCCAGTCCCCAAG GCCCATTCGGTGGCCGTCCCcagcaaaaagcaaaagaaacctTCAAAGCCAGCCAAGACTAAGAAACGTCAGGTTGGACCCCAGAAGAATGAGGTCAGGAAAGAGGCCCCAGGCGAGGAGACCAAGGCTGACACTGACACAGCCCCAGCTTCATTCCCTGCACCTGG GTGCTGTGAGAACTGTGGAATCAGCTTCTCAGGGGATGGTACCAAAAGGCAACGGCTCAAGACATTGTGCAAAGACTGCCGAG CACAGAGAATTGCCTTCAACCGGGAGCAGAGGATGTTTAAG AGCCGAGGGTGTGGAGTATGCCGGGGCTGTCAGACCCAAGAGGACTGTGGCCGTTGCCGTATCTGCCTGCGCCCTCCCCGTCCTGGTCTTAGGCGTCAGTGGAAGTGTGTCCAGCGACGCTGCCTACGG GGTAAACACAGCCGCCACAGGGGGCGCTGTGACTCCAAGATGGCTCCCCGGCGGCAATCCAGAGCCCAGCCactgcctccacctcccccatCACAACCCCCAGAGCCCACAGAGCTG CACCCCAGAGCCCTGGCCCCCTCGCCACCTGCCGAGTTCATCTATTACTGTGTAGAGGAGGACGAGATA cagccctACACGAACCGCCGGCAGAACCGCAAGTGCGGGGCCTGTGCAGCCTGCCTACGGCGGATGGACTGTGGCCGCTGCGACTTCTGCTGCGACAAGCCCAAATTCGGGGGCAGCAACCAGAAGCGCCAGAAGTGTCGTTGGCGCCAATGCCTGCAGTTTGCCATg AAGCGGCTGCTGCCAAGCGTCTGGTCAGAGTCTGAAGATGGGGCAGGATCGCCCCCACCTTACCATCGTCGAAAGAGGTCCAGCTCTGCTCGAAGGCCGCACCTGGGCCCCACTCTGAAGCGCCCCTTGGCTACACGCACAGCCAAACCAGGCCGTGCCCAGGCTCCAATGAAGCAGGAAGCAGGTGGTGGCTTTGTGCTGCCTCCGCCCGGCACTGACCTTGTGTTTTTACGAGAGGGTGCAAGCAGTCCTGTGcaggtgccaggccctgctgcAGCTTCCACAGAGGCCCTGGTGCAG GTGAAGCAAGAGAAGGCGGATGCCCAGGAAGAGTGGACACGGGGCACAGCCATCCTGACTTCTCCTGTATTGGTGCCTGGCTGCCCTAGCAAG GCAGTAGACCCAGGCATGCCACCTGTGAAGCAAGAACCACCTGACCCTGAGGAGGACAAGGCAGAAGAGAACAAGGATGACTCTGCCTCCAAATCAGccccagaggaggaggcaggaggaggggctggcacACCTGTG ATCACGGAGATTTTCAGCCTGGGTGGAACCCGCTTCCGGGACACAGCAGTCTGGTTGCCAAG GTCCAAGGACCTTAAAAAACCTGGAGCTAGAAAGCAGTAG
- the MBD1 gene encoding methyl-CpG-binding domain protein 1 isoform X9, whose product MAEDWLDCPALGPGWKRREVFRKSGATCGRSDTYYQSPTGDRIRSKVELTRYLGPTCDLSLFDFKQGILCYPVPKAHSVAVPSKKQKKPSKPAKTKKRQVGPQKNEVRKEAPGEETKADTDTAPASFPAPGCCENCGISFSGDGTKRQRLKTLCKDCRAQRIAFNREQRMFKRVGCGECAACQVTEDCGACSTCLLQLPHDVASGLFCKCERRRCLRIVERSRGCGVCRGCQTQEDCGRCRICLRPPRPGLRRQWKCVQRRCLRGKHSRHRGRCDSKMAPRRQSRAQPLPPPPPSQPPEPTELHPRALAPSPPAEFIYYCVEEDEIQPYTNRRQNRKCGACAACLRRMDCGRCDFCCDKPKFGGSNQKRQKCRWRQCLQFAMKRLLPSVWSESEDGAGSPPPYHRRKRSSSARRPHLGPTLKRPLATRTAKPGRAQAPMKQEAGGGFVLPPPGTDLVFLREGASSPVQVPGPAAASTEALVQVKQEKADAQEEWTRGTAILTSPVLVPGCPSKAVDPGMPPVKQEPPDPEEDKAEENKDDSASKSAPEEEAGGGAGTPVITEIFSLGGTRFRDTAVWLPRSKDLKKPGARKQ is encoded by the exons ATGGCTGAGGACTGGCTGGactgcccagccctgggccctggctggAAGCGCCGTGAGGTCTTTCGCAAGTCAGGGGCCACCTGCGGGCGCTCAGACACCTATTACCAGAG TCCCACAGGAGACAGGATCCGAAGCAAGGTTGAGTTGACCCGGTACCTGGGCCCTACATGTGATCTCTCTCTCTTCGACTTCAAACAAGGCATCTTGTGCTATCCAGTCCCCAAG GCCCATTCGGTGGCCGTCCCcagcaaaaagcaaaagaaacctTCAAAGCCAGCCAAGACTAAGAAACGTCAGGTTGGACCCCAGAAGAATGAGGTCAGGAAAGAGGCCCCAGGCGAGGAGACCAAGGCTGACACTGACACAGCCCCAGCTTCATTCCCTGCACCTGG GTGCTGTGAGAACTGTGGAATCAGCTTCTCAGGGGATGGTACCAAAAGGCAACGGCTCAAGACATTGTGCAAAGACTGCCGAG CACAGAGAATTGCCTTCAACCGGGAGCAGAGGATGTTTAAG CGTGTGGGCTGTGGAGAGTGTGCAGCATGCCAGGTAACTGAAGACTGCGGGGCCTGTTCCACCTGCCTCCTGCAGCTGCCCCATGATGTGGCCTCGGGGCTGTTCTGCAAATGTGAGCGGAGACGCTGTCTCCGGATCGTGGAAAGG AGCCGAGGGTGTGGAGTATGCCGGGGCTGTCAGACCCAAGAGGACTGTGGCCGTTGCCGTATCTGCCTGCGCCCTCCCCGTCCTGGTCTTAGGCGTCAGTGGAAGTGTGTCCAGCGACGCTGCCTACGG GGTAAACACAGCCGCCACAGGGGGCGCTGTGACTCCAAGATGGCTCCCCGGCGGCAATCCAGAGCCCAGCCactgcctccacctcccccatCACAACCCCCAGAGCCCACAGAGCTG CACCCCAGAGCCCTGGCCCCCTCGCCACCTGCCGAGTTCATCTATTACTGTGTAGAGGAGGACGAGATA cagccctACACGAACCGCCGGCAGAACCGCAAGTGCGGGGCCTGTGCAGCCTGCCTACGGCGGATGGACTGTGGCCGCTGCGACTTCTGCTGCGACAAGCCCAAATTCGGGGGCAGCAACCAGAAGCGCCAGAAGTGTCGTTGGCGCCAATGCCTGCAGTTTGCCATg AAGCGGCTGCTGCCAAGCGTCTGGTCAGAGTCTGAAGATGGGGCAGGATCGCCCCCACCTTACCATCGTCGAAAGAGGTCCAGCTCTGCTCGAAGGCCGCACCTGGGCCCCACTCTGAAGCGCCCCTTGGCTACACGCACAGCCAAACCAGGCCGTGCCCAGGCTCCAATGAAGCAGGAAGCAGGTGGTGGCTTTGTGCTGCCTCCGCCCGGCACTGACCTTGTGTTTTTACGAGAGGGTGCAAGCAGTCCTGTGcaggtgccaggccctgctgcAGCTTCCACAGAGGCCCTGGTGCAG GTGAAGCAAGAGAAGGCGGATGCCCAGGAAGAGTGGACACGGGGCACAGCCATCCTGACTTCTCCTGTATTGGTGCCTGGCTGCCCTAGCAAG GCAGTAGACCCAGGCATGCCACCTGTGAAGCAAGAACCACCTGACCCTGAGGAGGACAAGGCAGAAGAGAACAAGGATGACTCTGCCTCCAAATCAGccccagaggaggaggcaggaggaggggctggcacACCTGTG ATCACGGAGATTTTCAGCCTGGGTGGAACCCGCTTCCGGGACACAGCAGTCTGGTTGCCAAG GTCCAAGGACCTTAAAAAACCTGGAGCTAGAAAGCAGTAG